DNA sequence from the Verrucomicrobiota bacterium genome:
TTTGAAGAAAAGAGTTTTTCTTTCTCCCCGGTATGATTTAGAAAGATACCCCTCATGAAAGACACTAATTTAACATGGCGTTACGCCAAAAGCCTGATTCTGGGAATGATGCTTCTCTGGGTCATATTCCATGTATTGCTTTTCTTCCCCGTCCCGAACACCTTTAAAATCATTTCCATGATTTTCGCCGTGATCGATATCATCCTGATGGCTTTCGTATTTAATTTCTTCCGCAACCCCGAACGCCACTCCGCTGCCGATGAGAAATCACTCCTTTCCCCAGCTGACGGCAAAGTCGTGGCGATTGAGGAACTCGTGGAAAACGAGATACTGAAGGTGAAAATGAAGAGGATCGCCGTTTTCCTGAATATCTTTGATGTCCATGTCAACCGCACACCATACGCCGGGAAAGTCACTCACCTGACCTACA
Encoded proteins:
- a CDS encoding phosphatidylserine decarboxylase family protein — its product is MKDTNLTWRYAKSLILGMMLLWVIFHVLLFFPVPNTFKIISMIFAVIDIILMAFVFNFFRNPERHSAADEKSLLSPADGKVVAIEELVENEILKVKMKRIAVFLNIFDVHVNRTPYAGKVTHLTYTKGKFLNAMDPECSNQNERQLWVIDKDGFVIAVRVIAGLIARRIIPWREVGDELHRGDRIGIIKFGSRTELYVPMDCEVTVKVGQRVKGGETVLAKRP